The window cttcatggatgctttctcgggttataaccagatccgcatgcacgaggacgaccaggagaagacttcgtttgtaaccagtcaaggtctcttctgttacaaagtaatgccattcggtctgaagaatgcgggggcaacataccaaagactaatgaacaagatgttcgcacagcaaatcgggaggaacgtccaagtttatgtcgacgacatgctggtgaagagccggaaggaggaagaccatttggaagatctcaaggaaacattcggcacactccgatcctacaacatgaagctcaatccaggaaagtgcgcgtttggtgtaacggcaggaaaattcctaggattcatggtatctcaaagggggattgaagctaacccggacaaaatccgagccataatggagatggcccccccgagaaacgtgaaggaagtacagagccttaacggcaaggtagcggcattgaatagattcgtgtcgagagcgacggacaaatgtttacctttcttccgaacattgaaaaagtcattcgagtggacggacgagtgtcaacgagcattcgaggagttaaaaacctatctatcttcaccacctctactgagcccctcgcaaccaggtgaagagctcttcctctatttggccgtCTCCACtgtggccgtcagcgcggccttaatcagagaggaggacagggcacagaagcccgtgtactacgccagccgggcgctccgcggtgccgaggaaagataccaacctatggagaaactcgcttttgcgttggtcacggcggctcgcaagctcaagccctactttcaagcccataccgtgaacgtagtgaccgacaagcccttgcgaagggcactaagtaatcctgaggccgcaggtcgactgacgctgtgggcaatagaattgagtgagtttgacatcaagtatcgtccacgtgtggccatcAAAGGACAAtctgtagccgacttcatagctgagtttacgcatgacgcggacaagggggcagaagaacccccccagtggaacatctacaccgacggatcatccaataagcgagttggaggagccggcatagtattgctgtcacctgaaggagacaagattgaatgtatggtccgtctcgacttccccattaccaacaatgaagcagaatacgaagcggtagcagcaggactcgacctagccaaagccgccggagctgaaagtgtggtcgtgcattgcgactctcaagtcgtgaccaatcaagtaaacggagattatgaatgcaaaggggaaaggttgaagagatatctcgatcaagtgagggctagagtcgacgggctaaaagcaacgttcgtccagatccccaggggagacaaCGAGCTCgctgatcggctagccaaagccgcttcagcagaacacaTGATAACACTGGGTAATGTACTtccctttgttcaaatctttctgctaatagaccccgacaacatgcaggagatacgctccgaaagaaactggactacgccgatagcttcatacttaaaggacgggatattgcctgaggagaaggaggcagcgagaaagctaaaagtccgagcggcaaggttcgtcttgataaaagacattctttacaagagaggtttctcccgtccttaccaaagatgtctcggggttgaagaggcagactacgtgatgagggaagtacacgaaggaatatgcgggaaccattctggatcgcggtcgttggtgcacaaactgTTACGAGCTGGTtattactggccgaccatgcaaaaggatgctgagtcctatgttaaaagatgcgacaaatgccagaggttcagcaattttatcggacagccagctgaagagctgacccccataacggctccatggccgttcgctcagtggggactggacatcatgggacctttcccaacggcgataaggcagctaaagttcttggtagtgggcattgactacttcacgaaatgggtagaagcggaagccttggccaccattacagaaaagaacattagaagttttgtctggcggaacatagtatgtaggtttggtattcctagagtccttgtctcagataacgggaggcagttcgataacGGCCCCTTCCGTGATTTCTGCTCACaactaggaataaaaaaccactactcatcccccgcccatcctcaggctaacggtcaggttgaggtcacaaaccgatccttgctaaagattatcaaaactcggctcgagggggcaaagggcatatggccagaagaactgccaagcatactgtgggcatataggacaacggcgaggactccgacaggagagacaccgtttcgactgacctacgggagcgaggcagtcatcccagcggaagttgggctcacgagctacagggttcacaaccacgacgagggaaggaatgacgaatccatgaggctacagctggaccttatAGACGAGGTCAGGTCGGAAGCAGAAcagaggatcgctagataccaggatcgcatgtccaaacatttcaactcccgggtccgacaaagaagcttccaagttggagacctcgtactcaggagggtcatgggtacaactagagaccctacacaaggaaaactcggccccaactgggaaggaccctacagagttacgtcgtggaaaaggaaagggacataccacctggagacaatagacggagaaaagctaccacatccgtggaatgccgagcacttgaggaaatactaccagtgatAGCGACACGACAACCAGTTTCTCTCTTAAGACTTTTTGggaattattaacttttattggcactgtttaactatttttgctacaatattgtcgtgccttttttaagcccaagggggcaggcacttttcctttacgcattctACAATCAGATGCAatttttgatcttctacttgaaTGTATGTCATTGCAATTGCCCACAAAAGTTAACGGAGACGATAGAAGTCCGCAAGATGGACGGAttatcctacagggacgatcccACTacgtccacaaggtggacggatcgtcctacagggacgatcaccctgagtccacaaagtggacggatcactaaggtgatgaaacaaaagtccacaaagtggacggatcactaaggtgatgaaatataagtccacaaagtggacagatcactaaggtgatgaaacaaaagtccacaaagtggacggatcactaaggtgatgaaatatgagtccacaaagtggacggatcactaaggtagtgaaacataagtccacaaagtggacagatcactaaggtgatgaaacaaaagtccacaaagtggacggatcactaaggtgatgaaatatgagtccacaaagtggacggatcactaaggtgatgaaacaaaagtccacaaagtggacggatcactaaggtgatgaaatatgagtccacaaagtggacggatcactaaggtgatgaaacataagTCCACCAAGTGGACGGACTACTTAGGTGATGTGACAtaggtccacaaagtggacggatcacaaAGGTGATGCaattagtccacaaagtggacggatcactaagatgttgaaatacatgaaataaagtCCTTGAGATGGACGGACTGTCCTACATGAAATAAAGTCCcaaggtggacggatacaatagATGGACGTTTTCGCAAAGTGGACGTATACTGGCTACGTTAAAATTTTCTACAAGTCCATTAAATACGCGATATATTTAAAAGTGATGAACaacgccacaaagtggacggtccGCATAATAAACCCCTCAAAACAGACGGAGAAGGAAAATCCTCACCGATGTAAATGCTCaatcaacacaagataacaagTCTGCAATGTGGACGGATAATCACAGATTaacaaatattctcacaaaaataatcccTCAAGAAGGTAGACGGAGTTTTAAACAGAGcaccaaacaattataaaaagcatGTGAACTTTTAAGCCAAAAGCCCCAAAGGCAAATgttcaatacaaaaaaaaagggacggtttgtcttaaaaaatgaataaaaaagaaagacggattgttcacaaaataaagtacatatgcatcaatctttcttttcttcagcatctgggacatccttcgacggggCGAACTCTCCGTCTCCCTGAGCAGCACCGTCTCCAAaaaggtcctccgtattttcggaggcgacggggagggcagaagtctgggcttggtcctcaagtttgaccattgtcaagtccagctctggataagccttcttgacttgacggaggGAATCATCGAATCCTTGGAGGAAGGAGTCCGACAGCTCGCCCAAACAGGACTCCGAGCATCGGTACTCCTCGACGGCTGCCACTCTAGCCTGACGGATCTCTTCTTTGAGTTGTTTTATCTCAGCTTCTTTGTTCTCTATGACCGTCAGCGAAGTGGCCGTCTTCTCCTCAAGCTCCTTCCTCGCCTgctcagaaagctccagcttcttctccatcttggaccTCCATCTCTGAagttgtccgagctcttcctccgtctgctgcgccttcgcgcgcacccggtccaagctactctcacggttgagacaccggtcAAGTAGTCCCTTCATCGTGACCAAGGACTGCAAGTAGAAAAgagaccgtcacataatgtaaGTAACAGgaagaatgaaaaacaaaaacttatttgacaaacataaccaacctgagcgacggcgaagaggcccgtctcccccatggcctccgtcgaatggtttcccaggtcttcatagtcttctgccgtgatgatggacgacagtttctccaatgcatacttggagtcatcacgaagaagggaaggaggtctctcttgcttaccgtCTGGGACCGCCATCAATCCTTTGCCCTTCCCCTGCTTCGCTGGGGTGACGGCCTTgttaccctcagccattaagccaaccacaggttcaagagagacctttggttgcttaaagGGACGGTCGGATTTTGTCGTCAGTTTCCTTTTAGGGACTGAAGCTGATGCCTTAGGAACCtcctcgccggattccctcttcttgacggcttgggaCTTGATCAAAGCTCTCCTCTTTGCGTcatccatctctgcaaataatgacggatgaaattaaaacaaaataaagcaaagtaAATGACAAAGTAAAGTTGACGGGCTTACGTTTGTGAACTCGCTCGTCGTATCTTATCGcttcttgggtgggctcaggaccgtcgcagtaccaatgtatggtcctcgggttcaccaacttcgcccaagtcctttcctccggcgtagtCTTCTTGCAAACCTTTTCAAGGAAGCTAAACTCCTCGAGGctgacttgtgggcgccgtctacctgcaaagaaagatgatcaagatatacacatataactggacggatatgaaaagcaacacaaaatttagacggatgcatacgtgtctgatttataactgcccaagttgtgtcgacgggcatgaactccgtctcccctggatggttcatccatctatcaccctccaggaagaagtaccgactcttccagtctctatttgagtctggggtctcaaagatcaccttcaacaaggggctccgactggcaaaactgtacatcccccttgatccagaaatctcgtctggacggtaacagtgaagaaattcacggaccgtcaatTTCCTTTCCCCGTTTGACATTGCACCGTAGAGAATCtacatggctatgaagaccctccaggcgttaggggatatctgggtgacggacaaccccagatactgcaagagttccctatgaagggtagaaagcgggaatcgaagtccagccttcaatGCCTGTTCGTACACTCCTACACCGTCTACCCCTTCGTaataacacttctccgacacatatggtagacggatggagacatagtctgggatttggaagttggtcctgaaggtgctgaaatgtctctccctgatgacggatgtaaacctatgAACAAtccactctggcaacatgatgaactgccttagtccatcagcgcCTACAACGGACTCCAGTTGTTGATCCCCGTCATCATCGGAACCCTCTACTTCgactatctccacatcctcatttgttgaggatgaagaggaggcagacggactcctactttcgccggggctctcttggtctttatgaccggacgggtatacatcctcgtattccgtcccatcacgaaccaccgactggttacttgacgcactagacatttcctacaattgacaataaaacctaagaccgacgggtttgaaagtgttgacgggtatggaaagcctaacaacaatgcatggaagagaatgtaacttgactatagTAAATTAGAAGCACTTACCGAACTTAGCAGAGGACaggtgacggttggtgtaatcagCGAGTATTCGTCCTCGACGGATTGCACAGATAAGGTTGACGGCTTTGCTCTGACAGggttgacggcttcgctctgacaagtgttttctgagtgaaaattgaaaaatgaaagagtgaggcgccttatatatataggaagtgcacggaagacgaagcgacgcttcgatcctatacaacgaccattcagagagtgacacgtggcatgcttaataaatgctgacaacctgtcagtacgtaCCAACAGATTTGTACCTGCCATGTATCCGTCAACTGGATGATTCTCCCTTTGACGGGTTGATCCAGCTAGGACCGTCGTTCTATTTTGCATGAATCCGTCATATCCATATGTAAGGACCGTCACCCCACTGATCCTTTGACCTTAAAGGTGACGGATCAtcggggtgaagggggcaactgaagatgataaaatattgggcatgatgggcttaccttaatgggcctgacggattgggtctcttgggcctgcgtaggtatggtcccagctttgaaggcccatcactactgacgcagcaagggcccatgatccggtaatgagaatccttgctcaccacgtttggaagaattgggaatagagtcccacattgaaaagatgtgggaaccagaaagggaaagtcaaccccttatcactataaaaggcgtaatacccacagaaatcgaggtatgcttttatgaaccctctctaacgcactaagtaaaacagaggaagtctaacttgaccgtcggagagtctttggccggcaccacaccggtgctctctgaaggattctttagtttgtttcgtcgtgcaggttcaattcgagtcgcgagtacggtgtgacccattggtgacggtaATCGACGTCATCAACTTCTATCCATGATTCATGCAcatcttttccttctctttatattatttattattcttctttttttaatattatttttttatttttacttaataaGACAATTCCTGATATTCTTACTCTACGTGGACTGATAGACactaaaattattgtaatttaaaaaaagaaaaaagaaaaagaaagacggTGATTGAAATAAATACAGCTAAAAACAGGCAGCTAGAATTTTGGAGAAGACAACTGGTAGGCCTATGTGATGGGTGCACTGCACCATGGTCCAGCTCACATGCTTTTCAAGAGCTCATTTACTGAGCATGTCACTCCATGCCTTGTGATAAGTCTGACTTCTCTTAATGAGAAGTGAGACAAAGAAACAAGCTAAGGCCATTCGGCCAATGAGAGCTGAAGGAAGAGATTTTGGTTTAAGAAAAGGTAAGTGGCTTGTATTTATTGTGATTTGATGTGAAGAGTGTGGaaggaagaaaaggagaaaaggtGAAAGATATAAAAAGGGGAGACCattcggccatttgaagaaaagaaaaagagagaagtccCAGCAAGTGAGACTTAGGACTAAGTGCAGTCTGGCAGAACTGCGCGTGTGAGTAAGCAagcaagagagaagagaaaaacaaagtgAGAAAGACAAAATTGTGATAGATACGCGGTGAGAAAGAGTGAGTGAAtagaaaatgagatttttttttttttttttaaagttatatatctaaatgttgtaattttt of the Quercus robur chromosome 10, dhQueRobu3.1, whole genome shotgun sequence genome contains:
- the LOC126704234 gene encoding uncharacterized protein LOC126704234, with the translated sequence MSNGERKLTVREFLHCYRPDEISGSRGMYSFASRSPLLKVIFETPDSNRDWKSRYFFLEGDRWMNHPGETEFMPVDTTWAVINQTRRRRPQVSLEEFSFLEKVCKKTTPEERTWAKLVNPRTIHWYCDGPEPTQEAIRYDERVHKQMDDAKRRALIKSQAVKKRESGEEVPKASASVPKRKLTTKSDRPFKQPKVSLEPVVGLMAEGNKAVTPAKQGKGKGLMAVPDGKQERPPSLLRDDSKYALEKLSSIITAEDYEDLGNHSTEAMGETGLFAVAQVGYVCQISFCFSFFLLLTLCDGLFSTCSPWSR